One Lentibacillus cibarius DNA window includes the following coding sequences:
- a CDS encoding post-transcriptional regulator, whose product MVKSVHEWKEEVFPALESKASEFRLMGYDKVTAEDIWNCLNEKVWKNNPSKRLFEIVQDILRLSSNVYMSYLTINAHQDDNLMASIAALTKKES is encoded by the coding sequence ATGGTTAAATCGGTTCATGAATGGAAAGAAGAAGTGTTTCCTGCGCTGGAAAGTAAAGCAAGCGAATTCCGGCTTATGGGATATGATAAAGTTACCGCGGAAGATATATGGAATTGCTTGAACGAGAAAGTATGGAAAAATAACCCATCTAAACGACTGTTTGAAATCGTTCAGGATATTCTCCGTCTATCATCAAATGTTTACATGAGTTACTTGACAATAAATGCTCATCAGGATGATAATTTAATGGCGTCGATTGCTGCGCTGACCAAAAAGGAATCGTAA
- the spoVB gene encoding stage V sporulation protein B, translating into MSKQTFLQGTLILIAAGMVTRLLGFINRLVVARVMGEEGVGLYMMALPTLFLVITLTQLGLPVAISKRVSEAEAKHDRAKVKRILVVSLIITGITSIVFTVGMILGAPFIASTLLTDDRTMYPLIAISPIVPITAMSSVIRGYFQGRQNMKPQSYALVIEQTVRIVFVAFFVNLLMPYGVEFAAAGAMFSVILGEFASLLFLVWLFKRNKVVRIRHRFFHYIKSSKETIRELFSISLPSTGSRFIGNISHFLEPILVAQSLAIAGISSSMATKQYGELTGYVLPLLFLPTFITNSLSIALVPSISEADAHKNSHLIHYRVHQAIRISFASGGLATVVLTLFAQPILTFMYGTDSASNFLILMAPFFLLLYIQSPLQAALQALDLARPAMWNSFIGAGVKLTVLFFLASNPTFGINGVAIAMSVGVILVTLLHLASLHKEIKFSIPGKDILKMGMLIGLTWLSGHYIKNAFSGLESNLFFLMLILALLSFIYVILLFVLRFITKDELRQIPIIQKWVQ; encoded by the coding sequence TTGAGCAAACAAACATTTTTACAGGGAACATTGATCCTGATAGCCGCTGGCATGGTAACTAGACTACTGGGCTTTATCAACCGCCTTGTCGTTGCTAGGGTAATGGGTGAAGAAGGTGTTGGCCTTTATATGATGGCATTGCCTACATTATTCCTTGTCATCACCTTAACACAGCTTGGGCTCCCTGTGGCCATTTCTAAACGGGTTTCAGAAGCAGAAGCAAAACATGATCGAGCAAAAGTTAAGCGAATACTAGTTGTGTCACTCATCATAACCGGTATAACAAGCATTGTTTTCACAGTAGGCATGATTCTTGGTGCACCCTTTATTGCTTCAACACTTCTAACAGACGACAGGACCATGTATCCATTAATAGCAATCAGTCCAATCGTTCCAATCACCGCCATGTCTTCCGTGATACGGGGTTATTTTCAGGGAAGGCAGAATATGAAACCGCAGAGTTATGCGCTAGTGATTGAACAAACAGTCCGCATCGTATTCGTTGCCTTTTTTGTAAATCTGCTTATGCCGTATGGTGTTGAATTTGCTGCGGCAGGTGCCATGTTCAGTGTGATACTTGGTGAATTTGCTTCGTTGTTATTTCTCGTATGGTTATTTAAACGGAATAAAGTAGTACGCATCAGACATCGGTTTTTCCATTACATCAAGTCTAGTAAAGAAACGATAAGAGAGCTTTTTTCTATTTCTCTGCCAAGTACTGGTAGCCGATTCATCGGAAATATATCACATTTCCTTGAGCCAATTCTTGTTGCTCAGAGCTTGGCAATTGCCGGCATTTCCAGTTCAATGGCAACCAAGCAATACGGTGAACTGACAGGATACGTGTTACCATTACTGTTTTTGCCTACGTTTATAACGAATTCGTTGTCGATTGCATTAGTACCATCCATTTCGGAGGCGGATGCCCACAAAAATAGCCACCTTATCCATTACCGGGTTCACCAGGCTATTCGGATTTCATTTGCTTCCGGCGGTCTGGCAACCGTTGTACTCACATTGTTCGCTCAACCGATCCTGACATTTATGTATGGTACTGACAGCGCAAGCAACTTTCTGATACTGATGGCACCTTTTTTCCTTTTACTTTATATTCAGTCACCACTACAGGCCGCTTTGCAGGCACTTGATTTGGCCAGACCAGCGATGTGGAATAGTTTCATTGGAGCAGGGGTGAAACTGACTGTGCTCTTTTTCCTTGCGTCCAACCCAACATTCGGCATCAATGGGGTTGCTATCGCTATGTCCGTCGGTGTTATTCTCGTAACACTACTGCATTTGGCTAGTCTTCATAAGGAGATCAAGTTTTCAATACCAGGGAAAGATATTTTAAAAATGGGAATGTTAATTGGTTTAACGTGGTTAAGTGGACACTATATAAAAAATGCTTTCTCCGGACTTGAATCGAATTTATTCTTTTTAATGCTAATCCTTGCACTGTTGTCCTTCATATACGTCATTTTGCTGTTTGTATTACGATTCATCACCAAAGACGAACTGCGACAGATACCGATTATACAAAAGTGGGTACAGTAA
- a CDS encoding ArsB/NhaD family transporter: protein MDVILAAVIFAVSYLFIMTEKINRAVVALAGGTLLLLTGIYRVNDVFLHYVDWNTIALLFSMMVLISITEKTGLFSFIAIRFAQQVRGAPIPLMAGLCVLTAIGSALLDNVTTVLILVPIVLKITRQLQLPVFPYLLAVIFSSNLGGTATLIGDPPNIMIGQAVDHLTFLSFINHLAPIAGIMFITMLAILLPLFRKTLKSSASNKQKLMEMDASTYLVRSPMLYQSITVLIMTLTGFIFQTFLHIDLTVIALSGAVLLLLLSEGELSTEQVFSQVEWVTLFFFIGLFALVGGLEEVGIIDELARAIVLWTDGDYAATAILILWISGLFSGIVDNIPFVAAMIPVIEEFESYGMVYLDPIWWSLALGACMGGNATLIGASANVVVAGLAEGDGQKIPFLRFMLYGVPFVLLSLAIATIYLYIRYLIPYMG, encoded by the coding sequence ATGGATGTCATTTTAGCGGCAGTGATTTTCGCTGTTAGTTATCTGTTTATTATGACGGAGAAAATAAACCGTGCTGTTGTTGCGCTTGCCGGTGGAACTTTACTGTTATTAACAGGAATTTATCGTGTTAATGACGTGTTTTTGCATTATGTCGATTGGAATACCATTGCTTTGTTGTTTTCTATGATGGTGCTTATATCGATTACGGAAAAAACTGGTCTGTTTTCGTTCATTGCTATCCGTTTCGCGCAGCAGGTAAGAGGTGCGCCAATTCCGCTTATGGCAGGTTTGTGTGTTCTAACAGCAATAGGCTCTGCCCTGCTTGATAATGTGACAACGGTTCTGATATTAGTACCAATAGTTCTGAAAATAACAAGGCAGCTGCAACTCCCGGTCTTTCCATATTTATTGGCAGTGATTTTCAGTTCCAACCTTGGCGGGACAGCGACGCTAATCGGAGACCCACCCAATATTATGATTGGACAGGCGGTCGATCATCTTACTTTTCTATCATTTATCAATCATTTGGCGCCGATAGCTGGCATCATGTTTATCACGATGCTTGCCATATTGCTTCCCTTATTCCGGAAGACACTAAAATCAAGCGCATCAAATAAGCAAAAGCTGATGGAAATGGACGCATCAACCTATCTTGTACGCAGCCCAATGCTTTATCAATCAATCACCGTTCTTATCATGACGTTAACTGGTTTTATCTTCCAAACATTTCTTCATATTGATTTAACGGTGATAGCTTTAAGCGGTGCGGTTCTTTTGCTTTTACTATCAGAAGGTGAACTGTCGACGGAACAAGTTTTTTCGCAAGTGGAATGGGTGACACTATTTTTCTTCATTGGTCTGTTTGCGTTAGTTGGTGGCCTGGAGGAAGTAGGCATAATTGATGAATTGGCTAGGGCGATTGTGCTTTGGACAGATGGAGACTATGCGGCGACAGCGATACTAATTTTATGGATTTCCGGTTTGTTTTCAGGGATTGTTGATAATATTCCATTTGTCGCGGCGATGATCCCTGTTATTGAAGAATTTGAAAGCTACGGCATGGTTTATCTCGACCCGATCTGGTGGTCACTAGCACTGGGCGCTTGTATGGGCGGCAATGCAACATTGATTGGTGCATCCGCCAATGTCGTTGTTGCTGGTCTTGCAGAAGGAGATGGTCAAAAGATTCCATTTCTGCGTTTCATGCTCTATGGAGTACCATTTGTACTATTGTCCCTTGCGATAGCTACCATTTATTTATATATCCGCTATTTGATTCCGTATATGGGATAA
- a CDS encoding TIGR04086 family membrane protein, translating to MHKQQFTALLYGWIAVLGLILVTSIVLSLLLQFTTMDQTVLSWVTLAAGLIILFIGGVIAGMKGKEKGWVIGAVTGLGFTLFTFLVQFLGYQQTFSAEQSLTHTGFILAALVGGVIGVNMVKGETT from the coding sequence GTGCATAAACAACAATTTACCGCTTTATTGTACGGCTGGATTGCGGTCCTCGGTCTGATTTTAGTGACTAGCATCGTTCTTTCTTTACTGCTTCAATTTACAACAATGGACCAAACCGTATTATCATGGGTTACCTTAGCAGCGGGACTAATCATTTTATTTATTGGTGGCGTGATTGCTGGTATGAAAGGCAAAGAAAAAGGTTGGGTTATTGGTGCAGTGACAGGGCTAGGGTTCACCTTATTCACATTTCTCGTACAGTTTCTCGGGTATCAGCAGACATTCTCCGCTGAACAGTCACTCACCCATACCGGGTTTATCCTTGCTGCATTGGTTGGTGGAGTCATCGGAGTCAATATGGTTAAAGGGGAAACGACATAA
- the yajC gene encoding preprotein translocase subunit YajC, with protein MGTLASLLPIILIFVIFYFLLIRPQQKRQKQVREMQANLQKGDKIVTIGGLHGVIHALDEDTVVLQEDNGPKLTFDRSAIREVKNNAE; from the coding sequence ATGGGGACACTCGCATCATTATTACCGATTATTTTAATCTTTGTTATTTTTTATTTCCTGCTCATCCGTCCGCAGCAAAAGCGGCAGAAGCAAGTAAGGGAGATGCAAGCTAATTTGCAAAAAGGAGATAAAATAGTAACAATCGGCGGTTTGCATGGAGTTATTCATGCACTGGATGAAGATACCGTCGTTCTTCAGGAGGATAATGGGCCGAAGTTGACATTCGACCGCTCAGCAATCCGTGAAGTAAAAAATAATGCAGAATAA
- the queA gene encoding tRNA preQ1(34) S-adenosylmethionine ribosyltransferase-isomerase QueA — protein sequence MNTEDFDFDLPEELIAQTPLKNRAASRLLVLDRDKDSLRHKRFSDITGYLQEGDCLVLNDTRVLPARLYGIKQDTGAKVEVLLLHQREEDTWEVLVKPAKKVKPGTVIQFGGGKIHATCTEMLDHGGRILRLEYDGILYEILDELGEMPLPPYIKEQLPEKERYQTVYAKEEGSAAAPTAGLHFTNELLDEIKSMGVTIVFITLHVGLGTFRPVSVESVDDHTMHAEFYHMSKEAANTLANVRANNGRIIAVGTTSTRTLETIARDNHGDFRETSGWTDIFIYPPYRFQAIDGLITNFHLPKSTLIMMVSAFAGKDRIMNAYREAVEQRYRFFSFGDAMLIL from the coding sequence ATGAATACAGAAGACTTTGATTTTGATTTACCTGAAGAACTTATTGCGCAAACACCACTGAAGAATCGTGCTGCGTCACGTCTGCTCGTACTCGACAGAGACAAAGATAGTCTAAGGCATAAACGCTTCTCTGATATCACAGGTTATCTGCAGGAAGGTGACTGCCTCGTCTTAAATGATACGCGTGTGCTTCCGGCCAGGCTCTACGGAATAAAACAAGATACTGGCGCCAAAGTAGAAGTGCTTTTATTGCATCAGCGGGAGGAGGATACGTGGGAAGTTCTTGTGAAACCTGCGAAAAAAGTTAAGCCCGGGACGGTGATTCAATTTGGTGGCGGGAAGATTCATGCAACGTGCACCGAAATGTTGGATCATGGTGGCCGTATTTTACGCCTTGAGTATGACGGTATACTCTATGAAATCCTTGATGAACTTGGCGAAATGCCACTTCCACCTTATATAAAAGAGCAATTGCCAGAAAAGGAACGTTATCAGACCGTCTATGCCAAGGAAGAAGGGTCGGCTGCAGCTCCGACGGCCGGATTGCATTTCACCAATGAGCTCCTGGATGAAATCAAGTCCATGGGGGTTACGATTGTATTCATCACGCTACATGTCGGACTGGGGACGTTCAGGCCAGTAAGTGTGGAGTCGGTTGATGATCATACCATGCATGCCGAGTTTTATCACATGTCGAAAGAAGCAGCTAACACCCTGGCCAATGTACGAGCTAATAATGGACGGATTATTGCTGTTGGCACAACATCAACTAGAACATTAGAAACCATCGCCCGGGATAACCATGGTGATTTCCGGGAAACAAGCGGATGGACAGACATTTTTATTTATCCGCCGTATAGATTCCAAGCCATTGATGGGCTGATTACTAATTTTCATTTACCCAAATCAACGTTGATTATGATGGTCAGTGCTTTTGCTGGTAAGGATCGGATTATGAATGCCTACCGTGAGGCTGTAGAACAGCGTTACCGATTTTTCAGTTTTGGCGACGCGATGTTAATTTTATAA
- a CDS encoding DUF2905 domain-containing protein, translated as MGKMFIVIGIIFVVIGLVWSLFGKLPGDITIKKENFTFHFPIVTSIVVSIILSLIFYIVGKIR; from the coding sequence ATGGGAAAGATGTTTATCGTTATTGGTATCATCTTTGTAGTGATTGGCTTAGTCTGGTCACTTTTCGGGAAGTTACCGGGTGATATCACCATTAAAAAGGAAAATTTTACGTTTCATTTTCCGATCGTGACATCCATCGTCGTTAGTATTATACTATCCTTAATCTTTTACATTGTGGGAAAAATTCGTTGA
- the ruvB gene encoding Holliday junction branch migration DNA helicase RuvB: protein MEERMVTGELQNEDASVELSLRPANLHQYIGQQKVKENLSIFIQAAKMREEALDHVLLYGPPGLGKTTLASIIANEMGVQFRSTSGPAIERSGDLAAILSSLEPGDVLFIDEIHRLPRSVEEILYPAMEDFFLDIVIGTGPSARSVRIDLPPFTLVGATTRAGLLSAPLRDRFGVLSRLDFYEPDELCEIVERTADIFATTITPEASVEVARRSRGTPRIANRLLKRIRDISQVKGEQEISLATTDEALHMLQVDDQGLDHIDHKLLKGIIDGFQGGPVGLDTIAATIGEEAQTIEDVYEPYLLQTGFIQRTPRGRVVTQRAYQHLGMRKEDG, encoded by the coding sequence ATGGAAGAACGGATGGTCACAGGTGAACTGCAAAATGAAGATGCCTCGGTTGAGCTTAGTCTACGCCCGGCGAATTTACATCAATATATTGGCCAACAAAAGGTGAAGGAGAACTTAAGTATTTTTATTCAGGCGGCAAAAATGCGGGAGGAAGCACTCGATCATGTACTGTTGTATGGGCCTCCAGGACTTGGGAAGACGACACTAGCATCGATTATTGCCAATGAAATGGGGGTACAGTTCCGTTCAACTTCGGGTCCAGCAATCGAGCGTTCGGGTGATTTGGCTGCTATTCTGTCATCACTAGAGCCCGGTGATGTATTGTTTATTGATGAAATACATCGGTTGCCGCGGTCTGTTGAAGAAATTTTATACCCGGCGATGGAGGATTTCTTTCTTGACATTGTCATCGGAACGGGACCAAGTGCACGCTCTGTAAGAATTGATTTGCCACCGTTCACGCTGGTTGGGGCGACCACAAGGGCTGGTTTATTATCGGCCCCACTTAGAGATCGTTTTGGGGTGCTGAGCCGGCTTGATTTCTATGAGCCCGATGAATTATGTGAAATTGTCGAGCGGACTGCCGATATTTTTGCGACGACGATTACTCCCGAAGCTTCTGTTGAAGTTGCACGGCGATCACGCGGAACACCACGTATTGCCAATAGGCTGCTTAAACGAATTCGTGATATTTCCCAAGTAAAAGGAGAACAGGAAATTAGCCTGGCAACGACAGACGAGGCATTGCATATGCTGCAAGTCGATGATCAAGGTCTGGATCATATTGATCACAAACTTCTCAAAGGTATCATCGATGGGTTTCAAGGCGGCCCCGTTGGGTTGGATACGATTGCGGCAACGATTGGTGAAGAGGCGCAAACAATTGAAGATGTATATGAACCATATCTGCTGCAAACCGGCTTCATCCAGCGCACACCAAGGGGACGAGTTGTAACTCAGAGGGCATACCAGCATCTTGGAATGAGGAAGGAAGACGGCTGA
- the ruvA gene encoding Holliday junction branch migration protein RuvA, translating to MIAYIKGLLVRIQGDAVIVDVQGIGYEIVCADPYAFQASINKQVTISTYHYVREDIQILYGFKSEEEKLLFTKLITVSGIGPKGALAMLGATNGAGLVNAIEREDDAFLVSLPGIGKKTARQIILDLKGKLPVVTPAANEPKETADQVHASPEVLQETQEVLKSLGYTDREIRTVATDLQKENVAGTDELVRKALALLVEQ from the coding sequence ATGATAGCATATATAAAGGGTTTGTTAGTCAGGATTCAAGGGGATGCGGTAATTGTAGACGTGCAGGGGATTGGTTATGAAATCGTCTGTGCTGATCCATATGCGTTTCAGGCGTCAATAAACAAACAGGTAACAATTAGTACATATCATTATGTTCGTGAAGATATACAGATATTATATGGATTTAAGAGTGAAGAGGAGAAATTGCTGTTTACAAAGCTAATAACCGTTTCAGGTATTGGCCCTAAAGGTGCATTGGCAATGCTTGGAGCTACAAATGGAGCCGGGCTTGTTAATGCCATCGAAAGAGAAGATGACGCTTTTCTAGTCAGTCTGCCTGGAATTGGTAAAAAGACAGCACGGCAAATTATCCTCGATTTGAAAGGGAAGTTGCCGGTTGTAACACCTGCCGCTAACGAGCCTAAGGAAACAGCGGATCAAGTTCATGCCTCACCAGAAGTGCTTCAGGAAACGCAGGAAGTGCTAAAATCCCTTGGTTATACGGACAGGGAAATCAGGACTGTTGCAACTGACCTACAGAAAGAAAACGTCGCCGGTACAGATGAACTGGTTCGTAAAGCGTTGGCATTATTAGTGGAACAGTAA
- a CDS encoding YebC/PmpR family DNA-binding transcriptional regulator has product MAGHSKWNNIKRRKNAQDAKKGKIFMRHAKDIYTAAKEGGGDLETNASLRLAVDKARADNMPNDNIDRAIKKATGGLDGVNYEEITYEGYGPGGVAVIVHILTDNKNRTAAEIRHAFKKNGGNLGENGSVSFMFDRKGYIVIENEDDAIDEETITLEAIEAGAEDIASVDGAFEVYTAPEDFQDVRDYLRDQQYELAEAEVTMFPQTYANPAEEDAEKMFQLIDMLEDNEDTQDIHHNMETTV; this is encoded by the coding sequence ATGGCTGGTCATTCCAAGTGGAACAATATAAAACGGAGAAAGAATGCACAAGATGCAAAAAAAGGAAAAATTTTCATGCGTCATGCGAAGGATATCTATACTGCTGCTAAAGAAGGCGGCGGGGATCTCGAGACAAATGCATCGCTTAGACTTGCTGTTGATAAAGCAAGAGCAGATAATATGCCGAATGATAATATAGATCGCGCAATTAAAAAAGCAACTGGTGGCTTGGATGGTGTCAATTATGAGGAAATAACCTATGAAGGATACGGTCCGGGTGGCGTTGCCGTGATTGTCCATATCCTTACAGATAACAAGAATCGCACTGCAGCAGAAATCCGTCATGCATTTAAGAAAAACGGTGGCAATCTTGGAGAAAATGGCAGTGTATCGTTCATGTTCGACCGGAAAGGATATATTGTTATCGAAAATGAAGATGATGCTATCGATGAAGAGACGATCACACTTGAGGCAATTGAAGCTGGAGCAGAAGATATTGCATCGGTAGACGGGGCTTTTGAAGTTTATACAGCGCCTGAGGATTTTCAGGATGTGAGGGATTATCTTCGGGACCAGCAGTATGAGCTTGCCGAGGCCGAGGTGACGATGTTTCCGCAGACATACGCCAACCCAGCAGAAGAGGATGCGGAGAAAATGTTCCAGTTGATTGATATGCTGGAAGATAATGAAGATACACAAGACATTCATCATAATATGGAAACAACTGTGTAA
- a CDS encoding YhcN/YlaJ family sporulation lipoprotein, with amino-acid sequence MRITKWMVGIVAFFFLIGCAANDNNQESSGENGNTQPINYETEKERQDRQGVEKKNIGERGGYPQNEQKRLNDGDETGKSDKFTNETSISIANHLKKNKKVKQAQVTVTDERIVVGVLINDSAPPDMRERLEQEVQDMVPNKEAYVYTDDIFWDRMRNKDARLDQLNGDTEEFLREFFNRDREDW; translated from the coding sequence ATGCGTATAACGAAATGGATGGTAGGAATAGTTGCTTTCTTTTTCTTGATTGGCTGTGCTGCTAACGATAACAACCAGGAGAGCAGTGGGGAAAACGGAAACACACAGCCAATCAATTATGAAACGGAAAAAGAACGGCAAGATCGACAGGGGGTAGAAAAAAAGAATATTGGCGAACGTGGAGGATACCCGCAAAACGAACAAAAGAGATTGAATGATGGTGATGAAACCGGAAAAAGTGATAAATTCACTAACGAAACATCCATATCCATAGCGAATCATTTGAAAAAGAATAAAAAAGTAAAACAAGCACAGGTCACTGTCACAGATGAACGAATTGTTGTAGGCGTATTAATCAATGACTCTGCTCCACCAGATATGCGGGAACGTCTCGAACAGGAAGTGCAAGATATGGTTCCGAACAAAGAGGCCTATGTATATACAGATGATATTTTCTGGGACCGCATGCGCAATAAAGATGCAAGGCTGGATCAGCTTAATGGTGATACGGAAGAATTTTTGCGTGAATTTTTCAATCGGGACAGAGAAGATTGGTAA
- the nadE gene encoding NAD(+) synthase yields MEKVIDEIVQWLRSSVRDAGVNGLVTGVSGGLDSAVVAHLIQRAFPDDSLAVIMPLNSNPDDMEHAEKVIETSGINHLSVDLTETHQTMYGQIQEKLQAKDAFREDSDQLADANLRARLRMSTLYTVASHYRYLVVGTDNAAEWYTGYFTKYGDGGVDILPLVDFLKHEVKELGQYLGIPKEILTKQPSADLWEGQTDEAEMGTTYAKIDAYLQGEEVPDKDKELIEQLHARTSHKRNPVKQFHRSR; encoded by the coding sequence ATGGAAAAAGTAATAGACGAAATTGTACAATGGTTACGTTCAAGTGTCCGTGATGCAGGCGTTAACGGTTTGGTGACGGGTGTCAGCGGCGGGCTAGATTCAGCCGTTGTCGCTCATCTTATTCAACGGGCCTTCCCGGATGATTCTTTAGCTGTCATTATGCCACTAAACAGTAATCCCGATGATATGGAACATGCGGAAAAAGTGATTGAAACAAGCGGAATTAATCATTTGTCTGTTGATCTTACAGAAACACATCAGACAATGTATGGCCAAATTCAGGAAAAATTACAAGCAAAAGACGCATTTAGGGAAGATAGTGACCAGTTGGCGGATGCCAATTTACGAGCACGTTTAAGAATGAGCACGCTGTATACGGTTGCATCCCATTACCGTTACTTAGTTGTTGGGACTGACAATGCTGCAGAATGGTATACGGGATATTTCACGAAATATGGTGACGGTGGCGTTGATATATTGCCGCTTGTTGACTTTTTGAAACATGAGGTGAAGGAACTGGGGCAATATTTGGGCATTCCCAAAGAAATCTTGACAAAACAGCCAAGTGCGGACCTTTGGGAGGGACAGACGGATGAAGCGGAAATGGGCACAACCTATGCTAAAATCGATGCCTATCTTCAAGGTGAGGAAGTTCCTGATAAAGATAAAGAACTCATCGAACAATTGCATGCCCGAACATCACATAAACGGAATCCGGTGAAGCAGTTCCACCGGTCCCGGTAG
- the safA gene encoding SafA/ExsA family spore coat assembly protein, whose product MKIHIVQKGDTLWEIAKQYNADFEQVKEMNPQLSSPDMIMPGMKIKIPSSSKPVKPEKTKKKEMQKPEVEKPYKDTSPKPKPVEKEDDVKPPKPVEPKMPIQQQAMQVPIEQEMNHYTTINLPQVPSYTMPEQAPTEKPKPMPYQPKPMPPKQPHYTPTIPQPPVSKVEPYSGSKPDCGCGGKKPAQQPMYQQPMYKPMPQQPMCEQPMYKPMPQQPMCEQPIYKPMPQQPMCEQPMYKPMPQQPMYQQPVHKPMPQQPMYQQPMHKPMPPFSQHDMMMGSSSCMEKQVKSGHYHSNDCYPHQPYHSSNMSGLHDSYYQPKPQLTNPHVPDDHFSQPMPPGYRDDHDDTLDDESVGE is encoded by the coding sequence TTGAAAATTCATATTGTACAAAAAGGCGATACGTTATGGGAAATAGCAAAACAGTATAATGCAGATTTTGAGCAGGTAAAGGAGATGAATCCACAGCTATCAAGTCCCGATATGATCATGCCCGGGATGAAAATTAAAATACCAAGCTCCTCGAAACCGGTTAAGCCAGAAAAAACCAAGAAGAAAGAAATGCAAAAGCCGGAAGTTGAAAAACCATATAAAGACACATCACCCAAACCGAAGCCAGTTGAAAAAGAAGATGATGTAAAACCGCCAAAACCAGTCGAACCAAAAATGCCAATACAGCAGCAAGCCATGCAAGTACCTATCGAACAAGAAATGAACCACTACACAACAATCAACCTTCCTCAGGTACCATCTTACACAATGCCAGAACAGGCACCAACGGAAAAACCAAAACCAATGCCCTACCAACCAAAGCCGATGCCGCCTAAACAGCCACACTATACCCCGACAATCCCACAACCTCCTGTTTCAAAGGTGGAACCGTACAGCGGTAGTAAACCGGATTGCGGATGTGGTGGGAAAAAGCCGGCACAGCAGCCAATGTATCAGCAACCAATGTATAAACCGATGCCGCAGCAGCCAATGTGCGAGCAACCAATGTATAAACCGATGCCGCAGCAGCCAATGTGCGAGCAACCGATATATAAACCAATGCCACAGCAGCCAATGTGCGAGCAACCAATGTATAAACCGATGCCACAGCAACCGATGTATCAGCAACCGGTGCATAAACCGATGCCACAGCAACCAATGTATCAGCAACCGATGCATAAGCCGATGCCACCGTTTTCTCAGCATGATATGATGATGGGGTCATCATCATGTATGGAAAAGCAGGTGAAATCGGGACATTACCATTCTAATGACTGTTATCCTCATCAGCCATACCACTCGTCTAACATGTCCGGATTGCACGATAGTTATTATCAGCCCAAACCACAGCTAACAAATCCGCATGTTCCGGATGATCATTTTTCACAACCGATGCCGCCGGGATATAGGGATGATCACGACGATACATTAGACGATGAATCAGTGGGAGAATAA